The Changchengzhania lutea genomic sequence CATTAAAGGCACTTTGTATATGCAATTCGCAGATAGAACCGAGGTGGTTCATGAAGGTGAAATTATCGTAGTTCCCAAAGGTGTGGCACATAATCCATATACAAAAAATGACGAAGAAGTTCATGTTTTGCTATTCGAAAAATTGAGCACAGCACATACAGGGCAGATAAAACATGAGAAAACCCAAACCCACTATCCTAAAATTTAAATGAAAATTCTTCATCTAGATACCAACCACCCGTTATTAATAAAGCAGTTAAACAGTTTTGGTTTTACAAATCATGAAGACTATACTTCTTCAAAAGAAGCGATTGAGGCAAAAATTAAACCTTATGATGGCATCATTATCAGG encodes the following:
- a CDS encoding cupin domain-containing protein — translated: MHAINIKEKFSKFNKNWHPHQIAIVDGMQVILAKLKGEFVWHTHDDEDELFQVIKGTLYMQFADRTEVVHEGEIIVVPKGVAHNPYTKNDEEVHVLLFEKLSTAHTGQIKHEKTQTHYPKI